In a genomic window of Dyadobacter fermentans DSM 18053:
- a CDS encoding beta-mannanase-like protein — protein sequence MKSKGLLIVATLAIIASAGFYLMRYTSIFKPETAAADDKNAVFSEQAVGYIHRSDSLGVTTPPLQHISIQLSPNTTEKALTAALKVPVTSENLLVTVVAGQEGALGKVTDGQFDDVLQTLCRLLPKTSHIYLRWDPDMEVPVQRYSWQYQAPVDYINAFRHVAKVCRSAMPSIQIMWSPAGYPGTEEYWPGADVVDAIGISVNGQSELAATAYPQEPDTQKLLRRKLIRTRFMNKPIWVVASGTDSTVQVLQNDLKAVVRDIKRDSVWLFQDFAIGTPEGRKPGAAPLLGVYDPKLALTGSKNVTVEHLFVDLENIQSGAFEKDFNAVLQRGHQAIVTVEPWRDGKVRKDSSVLMNTIAGVYDEEFKSLFQTISKTERPVYVRFAHEMEIPIHRYPWQSQEPVLYIRAFRHFMELGSWVKNMKRVWGPAGDRGSMEWYPGGDVVDMVSIAIYGLPDKNITDPNKQESFETIFNRKIWRMRFASKPMLITEFGVKGPEDYQSGWMEKAARVVAAHREVVGACYFNLADNPAVWGDIPAPDWGISHKTFSRFAEVLKNAQ from the coding sequence ATGAAGTCAAAAGGTCTGTTAATCGTTGCGACGCTGGCAATCATTGCCTCCGCCGGATTTTATCTGATGCGGTATACTTCTATTTTTAAGCCTGAGACCGCTGCGGCCGACGACAAGAATGCCGTATTTTCGGAGCAAGCGGTTGGGTACATTCACCGGAGCGATTCACTGGGCGTCACCACGCCGCCGCTGCAACACATTTCCATTCAACTTAGCCCTAATACTACCGAAAAGGCGCTGACCGCCGCCTTGAAAGTGCCCGTTACGAGCGAAAACTTGCTGGTAACAGTCGTGGCAGGGCAGGAGGGAGCGCTGGGAAAGGTAACCGACGGGCAGTTCGACGACGTGCTGCAAACGCTCTGCCGCCTTTTACCAAAAACAAGCCACATTTACCTGCGCTGGGACCCAGATATGGAGGTGCCCGTGCAGCGCTATTCATGGCAATACCAGGCTCCGGTCGATTATATCAATGCATTCAGGCATGTAGCCAAAGTCTGCCGCAGCGCCATGCCCTCGATTCAAATCATGTGGTCACCAGCAGGTTACCCCGGAACCGAGGAATACTGGCCGGGCGCTGATGTGGTCGACGCGATCGGTATTTCGGTGAATGGGCAGAGCGAGCTGGCCGCGACGGCATATCCGCAGGAGCCTGACACACAGAAGTTGCTTCGCAGAAAGCTGATCCGGACGAGGTTCATGAACAAGCCCATTTGGGTGGTCGCCAGCGGCACGGACAGCACCGTGCAGGTCCTCCAAAATGACCTGAAAGCGGTTGTGCGGGATATCAAACGGGATTCCGTGTGGCTTTTTCAGGATTTCGCGATCGGCACGCCTGAGGGCCGTAAGCCCGGCGCGGCCCCCTTGTTGGGCGTTTATGATCCGAAACTGGCGCTTACCGGGTCCAAAAATGTGACTGTCGAGCATTTATTTGTGGATCTCGAAAACATTCAGTCCGGCGCTTTCGAAAAGGACTTCAATGCCGTGCTCCAACGGGGACACCAGGCGATCGTGACCGTGGAGCCCTGGCGCGACGGCAAGGTAAGAAAGGATTCCTCGGTGCTGATGAACACGATAGCAGGCGTTTATGATGAAGAATTTAAGTCATTGTTTCAAACAATTTCCAAAACAGAGCGCCCGGTGTATGTCCGGTTTGCGCATGAAATGGAAATCCCGATCCACCGGTATCCCTGGCAAAGTCAGGAGCCGGTTTTGTATATCCGGGCTTTCCGGCATTTTATGGAGCTGGGCAGCTGGGTCAAAAACATGAAAAGGGTGTGGGGCCCGGCGGGCGACAGGGGCTCTATGGAATGGTACCCGGGCGGCGATGTGGTCGATATGGTCAGCATAGCCATTTACGGCCTGCCTGATAAAAACATCACCGATCCCAACAAACAGGAATCTTTCGAAACGATCTTCAACCGCAAAATATGGCGTATGCGTTTCGCGTCAAAGCCCATGCTTATTACGGAATTTGGGGTAAAAGGACCGGAAGATTACCAAAGCGGGTGGATGGAAAAGGCAGCGCGGGTAGTGGCGGCGCATCGGGAGGTAGTAGGCGCGTGCTACTTCAATCTGGCGGATAACCCGGCCGTGTGGGGCGACATTCCTGCGCCTGATTGGGGCATTAGTCACAAAACTTTCAGCCGCTTTGCAGAAGTGCTCAAAAATGCTCAGTGA
- a CDS encoding glutathionylspermidine synthase family protein encodes MVNLKSLPNPPQAALQKAGWDWALGTDTAPYVVNDMVVVTAQQAESYYEAAGTLYDMLIEAGQHAIDHNLLGKMGIPENLAELIRLSWNDDRQIHLYGRFDLAGGFDDEPVKLIEFNADTATCIPETAVVQWAHLRMNGMDESNQFNTLFETLVGQFVYLKEQNADLTPSMLFSTMRGYPEDDTNVAVLMEAAKEAGFDVEFTYIDDVEFSNGEGIFYQEPEHGHFVRFDYWFKLVPWEHIGAGEPELAAMLTEIVKNRKAVILNPAYTLLFQSKYILNILWELYPYHPLLLETGPHALPGKKSVSKVLLGREGANVVIHDENGTALEAAAGEYDDQARIFQEYTALPTDASGSTYQAGVFYAGEACGLGFRRGGKILDNTAQFVGHVVED; translated from the coding sequence ATGGTAAATCTTAAATCTTTACCCAATCCGCCGCAGGCTGCATTGCAGAAAGCAGGCTGGGATTGGGCGCTCGGCACCGACACGGCTCCTTATGTGGTGAATGATATGGTGGTCGTAACCGCGCAGCAAGCCGAGAGCTACTACGAAGCCGCCGGTACATTATACGATATGCTGATCGAAGCGGGCCAGCATGCGATCGACCACAATCTGCTGGGGAAAATGGGTATCCCGGAAAACCTGGCCGAGCTGATCAGGCTCTCCTGGAACGACGACCGGCAAATTCATCTCTACGGTCGTTTCGACCTCGCGGGAGGCTTTGACGACGAGCCTGTGAAACTCATCGAGTTCAATGCCGATACCGCTACTTGCATTCCTGAAACGGCCGTAGTGCAATGGGCGCACCTGCGCATGAACGGCATGGATGAATCGAATCAGTTCAACACCCTGTTCGAAACGCTGGTGGGCCAGTTTGTTTATTTGAAAGAACAAAACGCCGATCTGACGCCCTCGATGCTGTTTTCGACCATGCGTGGCTATCCCGAGGACGATACCAATGTAGCCGTGCTCATGGAAGCTGCCAAAGAAGCGGGCTTCGACGTGGAATTCACCTATATCGACGACGTAGAGTTTTCTAATGGCGAAGGGATTTTTTACCAGGAACCGGAGCACGGGCATTTCGTCCGGTTTGATTACTGGTTCAAATTGGTGCCGTGGGAACATATCGGTGCCGGCGAGCCGGAATTGGCGGCTATGCTTACGGAGATCGTGAAAAACAGGAAGGCGGTTATCCTGAACCCGGCCTACACGTTGCTGTTTCAATCCAAATACATTCTTAACATCCTGTGGGAGCTTTATCCCTACCATCCGCTGCTGCTGGAAACCGGCCCGCATGCATTGCCCGGCAAAAAATCAGTAAGCAAAGTGCTGCTGGGCCGCGAGGGCGCCAATGTGGTGATCCACGACGAAAACGGCACGGCGCTGGAAGCAGCGGCGGGGGAGTATGACGACCAGGCCCGTATTTTCCAGGAGTACACAGCCCTGCCGACGGATGCAAGCGGCAGTACCTACCAGGCCGGTGTGTTCTATGCCGGCGAGGCATGCGGATTGGGTTTTCGGAGAGGCGGGAAGATTTTGGACAACACCGCCCAATTTGTGGGGCATGTGGTGGAGGATTGA
- a CDS encoding aminotransferase class V-fold PLP-dependent enzyme, with the protein MNNRRSFFRKSAALGMGAFGIDSLFNQLHAAQFLEAEQSWNPASDSNEEYWSVIQDAYTASKSEIIILNNGGVSPSPIVVQEALDKYNKAAAQGPSYYMWRIMDKGREPLRQRLAKLAGTDAEEIAINRNATEALNTIIFGLPLQKGDEVIGTLQDYPNMVQAWKQRQMRDGVVYKQLSFDFPIENDEQIVKAYADAITPRTKIIHVTHIINWVGQIMPVKKIAQMAHAKGIEVVCDGAHTFGLLDYKIPDLECDYFGTSLHKFLSAPVGSGMMWIKKDKIEKIWPLLCNSEPKSGNIRKFETLGTRSFPIEQAIGEAINFQEGIGNKRKQDRIHYLKKYWAEKAAQIPGVKIHTSLKPEFSCAIAGVSIEGMKPEEVDARLIKDFKIHTVGINWENIHCVRVTPHVYTKLTDLDRLVDALGKIAKKA; encoded by the coding sequence ATGAACAACCGCCGTTCCTTTTTCCGGAAGAGTGCCGCCCTGGGGATGGGCGCTTTCGGGATCGACAGCCTTTTCAACCAGCTCCACGCAGCGCAATTTCTAGAAGCAGAACAAAGCTGGAACCCTGCCAGCGACAGCAATGAAGAATACTGGTCGGTGATCCAGGACGCCTACACCGCCAGCAAAAGCGAAATCATTATCCTCAACAACGGGGGCGTTTCGCCCTCGCCCATCGTGGTGCAGGAGGCTTTGGACAAATACAACAAAGCTGCCGCGCAGGGACCTTCCTATTATATGTGGCGCATTATGGACAAAGGACGCGAGCCGCTCCGCCAGCGCCTCGCGAAGCTTGCGGGAACCGACGCCGAGGAAATCGCGATCAACCGCAATGCGACCGAGGCATTGAATACTATCATTTTCGGACTGCCGCTTCAAAAAGGCGATGAGGTGATCGGCACGTTGCAGGACTATCCCAACATGGTGCAGGCCTGGAAACAGCGGCAAATGCGCGACGGCGTCGTCTATAAGCAACTATCATTCGATTTCCCGATTGAAAACGACGAGCAGATCGTGAAGGCATATGCCGATGCGATCACGCCGCGGACTAAAATCATTCACGTCACGCACATTATCAACTGGGTCGGGCAGATTATGCCGGTGAAGAAGATCGCGCAGATGGCACATGCCAAGGGCATTGAGGTCGTGTGCGACGGCGCCCACACGTTCGGCTTACTGGATTACAAAATCCCCGACCTCGAATGCGACTACTTCGGCACCAGCCTGCACAAGTTCCTGAGTGCGCCGGTAGGCAGCGGGATGATGTGGATCAAAAAGGACAAGATCGAAAAGATTTGGCCGCTCCTATGCAACAGCGAGCCGAAAAGCGGCAATATCCGAAAATTCGAGACGCTCGGCACGCGCAGTTTTCCCATCGAGCAGGCGATAGGCGAGGCGATTAATTTTCAGGAAGGGATCGGCAACAAGCGAAAGCAGGACCGTATCCATTATCTCAAAAAATACTGGGCCGAAAAGGCCGCTCAAATTCCGGGCGTGAAAATCCACACTTCGCTGAAACCGGAATTTTCATGTGCCATAGCCGGCGTGAGCATCGAAGGCATGAAGCCCGAAGAGGTCGACGCCAGGCTGATTAAAGATTTTAAAATCCACACGGTAGGCATCAATTGGGAAAATATCCATTGCGTGCGCGTGACGCCGCACGTGTACACGAAGCTGACCGATCTTGACAGGCTCGTCGATGCCCTCGGGAAAATCGCCAAGAAAGCGTAA
- a CDS encoding M23 family metallopeptidase, whose protein sequence is MTVKRIAGIVLVICIAGLTNESESSDKFAEYCRTFHQVQIDIRDGTISPDSARNAFGAVMRAIRAEFRRDTCRSIDSSYFVYPVKSYQPRESIGSRGRGYRANGFDLFDREVSGSHPAQDLFVRDKDQDVLDDRTWQPIDVLAFTSGIVLATETSWKYDSEYRGGNWIWIYDPCLDGLFYYAHNNIVEVQPGQWVNAGDKISEMGRSGYNAYQKRSPTHLHLMYLALDADGLPIPENTYEWLKQSVVKDAWE, encoded by the coding sequence ATGACAGTTAAGAGAATTGCAGGGATTGTGTTGGTGATCTGTATCGCAGGTTTGACAAACGAGAGCGAATCCTCCGATAAATTTGCGGAATATTGCCGGACTTTTCACCAGGTGCAAATCGACATCCGCGATGGCACCATCAGCCCCGATTCCGCCCGGAATGCATTCGGCGCCGTGATGCGGGCCATCCGCGCGGAGTTCCGGCGCGACACCTGCCGCTCGATCGACTCTTCCTATTTTGTATATCCCGTCAAATCCTACCAGCCACGCGAGTCCATCGGTTCGCGGGGCCGCGGCTACCGGGCCAATGGTTTCGATCTTTTCGACAGGGAAGTGTCGGGCAGCCACCCCGCGCAGGACCTGTTCGTGCGGGACAAAGACCAGGACGTGCTCGACGACCGCACCTGGCAGCCGATCGACGTGCTCGCATTCACTTCGGGCATTGTGCTGGCCACGGAAACGAGCTGGAAATACGACAGCGAATACCGCGGCGGCAACTGGATCTGGATTTACGATCCCTGTCTCGACGGCCTTTTCTACTACGCACACAACAACATCGTGGAAGTGCAGCCCGGGCAGTGGGTCAATGCCGGGGATAAAATTTCCGAAATGGGCAGGAGCGGCTACAATGCTTATCAGAAGCGCTCGCCTACGCATTTGCATTTAATGTACCTCGCCCTCGATGCCGACGGCCTGCCGATTCCGGAAAATACTTATGAATGGCTCAAACAGTCGGTTGTGAAAGATGCCTGGGAGTAG
- a CDS encoding aldo/keto reductase, whose protein sequence is MQKRRFGRTGWEVSEVGYGMWGLAGWTGSDRKETDDSLDLAVASGVNFFDTAWGYGEGLSERILGDLIKRNPDKKLYAATKIPPKNRQWPSRPEYALKDVFPADYIVEYTEKSLQNLGLEQIDLLQFHVWEDAWAHEDEWKEAIQKLTREGKVAAWGISINRWEPDNALKTLETGLIDAVQVIYNIFDQAPEDNLFPLCRKLDIGVIARVPFDEGTLTGTLTKETKFPADDWRSTYFVPENLNASVDRAEALRTDIPEGMTMAELALRFILNNPDVHTTIPGMRRLANVRANVAVSDGTALDAAVAEQLKTHRWDRKPTKWSQ, encoded by the coding sequence ATGCAAAAACGTCGTTTTGGACGCACTGGCTGGGAAGTCAGCGAAGTAGGTTACGGAATGTGGGGGCTCGCGGGCTGGACCGGCTCCGATCGCAAGGAAACGGACGATTCCCTCGACCTTGCGGTGGCATCCGGTGTCAATTTTTTCGATACCGCCTGGGGCTACGGCGAAGGGCTGAGCGAACGCATCCTCGGCGACCTCATCAAGCGCAATCCCGACAAGAAGCTGTACGCGGCCACGAAAATCCCACCGAAGAACCGCCAATGGCCATCGCGCCCGGAATACGCACTGAAAGACGTGTTTCCGGCCGATTACATTGTTGAATACACGGAAAAAAGTCTGCAAAACCTCGGCCTGGAACAGATCGACCTACTGCAATTCCACGTATGGGAAGACGCCTGGGCGCACGAAGACGAATGGAAAGAAGCCATTCAGAAACTGACCCGAGAAGGAAAAGTTGCCGCCTGGGGCATCAGTATCAACCGCTGGGAGCCGGATAATGCACTCAAAACGCTTGAAACCGGGCTGATCGACGCCGTGCAGGTGATTTACAACATTTTTGACCAGGCCCCGGAAGATAACCTGTTCCCGCTTTGCCGTAAGCTCGACATCGGCGTGATCGCCCGCGTACCATTCGACGAAGGCACGCTTACCGGAACATTGACGAAAGAGACGAAATTTCCGGCCGACGACTGGCGCTCGACATATTTCGTGCCCGAAAACCTGAATGCCAGCGTGGACCGCGCCGAGGCACTCCGCACCGACATTCCCGAAGGCATGACGATGGCCGAGCTCGCATTGCGATTTATCCTCAACAACCCCGACGTGCATACCACCATCCCCGGCATGCGCAGGCTCGCCAATGTGCGCGCGAATGTGGCCGTGAGCGACGGCACCGCGCTCGATGCCGCCGTGGCCGAGCAGCTGAAAACCCACCGCTGGGACCGGAAGCCCACCAAATGGTCGCAATAG
- a CDS encoding IS110 family transposase produces the protein MAVVEFPQLIARGCGLDVHKDTVVASIKGTGIQEETRTFATFTRDLEDLSHWLEGHQITHIAMESTGVYWRPVYYVLEGRFEIILVNARHIKNVPGHKTDKKDSEWIAKLLLSGLLRHSFVPEGWVREIRTLLRHRKKLVNERSREKNRLQNILEDANIKLGSVVSDVFSKTGQGIVDLLMEGITDPVVLSNQAKGSLVNKKQVLQQALYGRFCERHRFMLKLLTQTMGALEKLIEQLDQQIELCLAGKQAELALLQTIPGVSRQSAIGIVSEIGLDMSQFISDKHLASWAGVCPGNNESAGKVRSARTTHGNTYLKTTLIEAAWAASHTMNTYLSFKYHKLTQRRGKKKAAMAIAHHILTASYHILRDKLPYKEPALRPEILIERRKAEIQRLENRVRKLKILASQ, from the coding sequence ATGGCAGTAGTAGAATTCCCCCAGCTCATAGCCCGAGGTTGTGGCCTGGATGTACACAAAGATACAGTAGTTGCTTCAATCAAAGGGACGGGAATCCAGGAAGAAACCCGGACCTTCGCCACCTTCACCAGAGACCTGGAAGATTTGTCGCATTGGCTTGAAGGCCATCAGATTACCCACATCGCTATGGAGAGTACGGGCGTTTACTGGCGGCCTGTGTATTATGTTTTGGAAGGCCGCTTTGAGATCATTTTGGTTAATGCCCGTCATATCAAGAACGTTCCCGGCCACAAAACTGATAAAAAGGACTCCGAATGGATCGCCAAGCTGCTGTTGAGCGGACTTCTTCGGCACAGCTTTGTCCCGGAAGGATGGGTGCGGGAGATAAGGACATTGCTACGCCACCGTAAGAAGCTTGTCAATGAGCGTAGCCGGGAGAAAAATCGGTTACAGAATATTCTGGAAGATGCCAACATCAAGCTCGGCAGCGTGGTTAGCGATGTGTTTTCCAAAACCGGACAGGGGATCGTAGATCTGCTTATGGAAGGAATTACTGACCCCGTGGTTCTCTCAAACCAGGCCAAAGGTTCGCTGGTAAATAAAAAGCAGGTTTTACAACAGGCGCTTTACGGCCGGTTCTGTGAGCGTCACCGCTTTATGTTAAAGTTGCTCACACAGACAATGGGCGCCCTGGAAAAGCTCATCGAACAACTTGACCAGCAGATTGAACTTTGCCTGGCCGGTAAGCAGGCCGAGCTCGCACTACTGCAAACCATCCCAGGCGTATCCAGGCAATCAGCTATTGGTATCGTTTCCGAGATCGGTCTGGACATGTCCCAGTTTATCTCAGACAAGCACCTGGCTTCTTGGGCAGGGGTATGCCCAGGCAACAACGAGAGTGCAGGAAAAGTAAGATCGGCAAGGACCACCCATGGCAACACCTATTTGAAAACAACATTGATCGAAGCAGCCTGGGCGGCAAGCCATACGATGAATACCTACCTGTCATTCAAGTACCACAAGCTCACCCAAAGACGGGGAAAGAAGAAAGCGGCAATGGCGATTGCCCACCACATACTCACAGCATCATACCATATCCTCCGGGATAAATTACCTTACAAGGAACCAGCCCTGAGACCAGAAATCCTGATCGAAAGAAGGAAAGCTGAAATCCAACGGTTAGAAAACCGCGTAAGGAAGTTGAAAATATTAGCGTCCCAATAG
- a CDS encoding DoxX family protein, whose protein sequence is MLKRFLKPIQLPASVDWAVLILRVGISCLMLTHGYAKLTNFLGGDHSFADPIGIGEELSYVLTIFAEFGCSILLILGLGSRAALLALIFTMAVVVFIVHGPDPFDKKEHGLLFLFAYIALFLTGPGRFSVDSRLYR, encoded by the coding sequence ATGCTTAAAAGATTTCTGAAACCGATCCAACTGCCCGCATCGGTGGATTGGGCTGTGTTGATCCTGCGCGTAGGGATTTCCTGCCTTATGCTCACACACGGCTACGCGAAGCTAACCAATTTCCTCGGCGGCGACCATTCATTTGCCGATCCGATCGGGATAGGCGAGGAGCTTTCGTACGTGCTCACGATCTTCGCCGAATTCGGCTGCTCCATTCTGCTCATCCTCGGGCTGGGCTCGCGTGCGGCATTGCTGGCGCTCATTTTCACGATGGCGGTCGTCGTTTTCATCGTGCATGGTCCCGATCCGTTCGATAAGAAGGAGCACGGGCTGCTGTTTCTCTTTGCGTACATCGCCCTGTTTCTCACCGGGCCGGGCCGGTTTTCGGTGGATAGCCGGCTTTATCGCTAA